In the genome of Terribacillus sp. FSL K6-0262, one region contains:
- a CDS encoding ring-cleaving dioxygenase, with protein sequence MTKQTQGIHHITAIVGHPQENTDFYAGVLGLRLVKKTVNFDDPGTYHLYFGDEKGKPGTIITFFPWPNAYQGRIGDGQVGVTSYVVPKGALAFWESRLSKFDIAYTKTERFGETYLQFDDVHGLHLEIVEREAGEKNTWTFGGVTPDVAIKGFGGAILYSRRPGETAQLLEHMGLEKVGEEGDYIRYQAAGDIGNIIDIKQTTSGRSQMGVGTVHHIAWRASDDQDQLDWSDYVTSLGYGVTPVQDRNYFNAIYFREHGQILFEIATDPPGFAIDESGDTLGEGLKLPPQYEQHREKIENHVLPFEVRELD encoded by the coding sequence ATGACAAAACAAACGCAAGGCATTCATCATATTACCGCAATTGTTGGCCATCCGCAGGAAAATACCGATTTCTATGCCGGTGTCCTTGGACTCCGCCTCGTAAAAAAAACAGTGAACTTCGATGATCCAGGAACATATCATCTTTACTTTGGCGATGAAAAAGGAAAACCAGGTACGATCATCACCTTCTTCCCATGGCCGAATGCATACCAAGGCCGAATCGGCGACGGACAAGTCGGGGTCACTTCTTATGTTGTCCCAAAAGGAGCACTGGCTTTCTGGGAAAGCAGACTCTCAAAATTTGATATTGCTTATACGAAAACGGAACGCTTCGGCGAAACGTATTTACAGTTTGATGACGTTCATGGGCTGCATTTGGAAATCGTGGAAAGGGAAGCAGGAGAAAAAAATACCTGGACATTTGGCGGTGTGACGCCAGATGTTGCGATCAAAGGGTTCGGCGGTGCCATCCTTTATTCCAGAAGACCTGGTGAAACAGCACAGCTTTTAGAGCATATGGGTCTGGAGAAGGTCGGGGAGGAAGGCGACTATATCCGCTATCAGGCAGCTGGTGATATCGGGAATATCATTGATATCAAACAGACAACGAGCGGAAGGAGCCAAATGGGTGTCGGAACGGTCCACCACATCGCATGGCGTGCAAGCGATGATCAGGATCAGCTTGATTGGAGCGACTATGTGACCAGCCTAGGGTATGGTGTGACACCTGTCCAGGACCGCAACTATTTCAATGCCATCTACTTCCGGGAGCATGGTCAGATCCTGTTCGAGATTGCAACGGACCCGCCAGGATTCGCAATCGATGAATCAGGGGATACATTGGGTGAAGGCTTGAAGCTGCCGCCGCAATATGAACAGCATAGAGAAAAAATCGAGAATCATGTCCTTCCGTTTGAAGTGAGGGAGCTGGATTAA
- a CDS encoding DUF3147 family protein codes for MFFVVKILISAVIIGVVTEVAKRFPTYGGIIAALPLVSLLSVFWLFIQGQTAPQLSRFVWGVVTGLPATIVMLVCLYAALRITGHLGFALLVGVASWLLFLFVQQKMAALLS; via the coding sequence ATGTTTTTCGTCGTGAAGATTCTCATTAGTGCTGTTATTATTGGGGTTGTTACCGAAGTTGCAAAAAGATTTCCGACCTATGGAGGAATCATTGCAGCCCTTCCTCTAGTGAGCTTGCTTAGTGTATTCTGGCTTTTCATCCAGGGGCAAACTGCACCCCAATTATCCCGCTTTGTCTGGGGAGTCGTGACAGGTCTGCCGGCAACCATCGTAATGCTTGTTTGTCTGTATGCGGCTTTACGGATAACGGGCCATTTAGGTTTTGCATTGCTGGTTGGGGTGGCTAGCTGGCTGTTGTTTTTGTTTGTACAACAGAAAATGGCTGCGCTCCTTTCTTAA
- a CDS encoding MaoC family dehydratase produces MKFSEYKIGQRYETKSIKLSKQDIIDFAKVYDPQYMHIDEEKAKEGRFGNLIASGMQTMSTSFKLWVEEDIYGEEVVAGTGMNNVKFIKPVFPDDELRVIAEVIETVPKRRGNGIVTIQLNTYNQDEVKVFQAELSALIND; encoded by the coding sequence ATGAAATTCAGTGAATACAAAATCGGTCAGCGCTATGAGACAAAATCGATCAAATTATCCAAACAAGATATCATCGACTTCGCCAAAGTATATGATCCACAATATATGCACATTGATGAAGAAAAGGCGAAAGAAGGCCGATTCGGCAATCTGATTGCGTCTGGTATGCAGACGATGAGCACATCCTTCAAGCTGTGGGTCGAGGAAGACATCTACGGAGAGGAAGTCGTGGCTGGCACCGGGATGAACAATGTCAAATTCATCAAGCCGGTATTCCCCGATGATGAACTGCGGGTCATCGCGGAAGTGATCGAAACTGTGCCGAAACGCCGCGGCAATGGTATCGTAACCATACAGCTGAACACCTATAATCAAGATGAGGTAAAAGTATTCCAAGCAGAATTAAGTGCACTTATAAATGATTAA
- a CDS encoding MarR family transcriptional regulator, whose amino-acid sequence MSVQQLNAMYMNIYRQLRFTYQDKLTHQAVRILQTIRLEKEVHVSRIAETLGVSHNTASEHVKRLIQKGYIKKQRREADERKVYLQLTKQGETSVKQHTELDEEKLAVVMQSLSKEEQEVILAGFQLLEERARKCFSS is encoded by the coding sequence TTGTCTGTCCAACAATTAAATGCAATGTATATGAATATTTACCGGCAGCTTCGTTTTACCTACCAGGATAAATTGACACACCAAGCCGTAAGGATTCTTCAGACAATCAGATTGGAAAAAGAAGTGCATGTATCCCGGATTGCGGAGACCTTGGGGGTTTCTCATAATACAGCATCGGAGCATGTGAAACGCCTTATCCAGAAGGGGTACATCAAAAAACAGCGGAGGGAAGCCGATGAACGAAAGGTCTATCTTCAGCTAACCAAGCAGGGGGAGACTAGTGTGAAGCAGCATACAGAATTGGATGAAGAGAAACTGGCTGTCGTGATGCAGTCACTTTCCAAAGAGGAGCAGGAGGTAATACTAGCTGGATTTCAACTGTTAGAGGAGCGAGCAAGAAAATGTTTTTCGTCGTGA
- a CDS encoding VOC family protein produces the protein MTKPSFSHSLQIFPCPDLHVTADFYGKLGFRATPYLDSTEPHICLYRDNIELILTQSALHRIFPNRLQYGYGYDAYFITEKQAAMLQELVDMGIPIVRPLMVTDYGNKEFVFEDIDGRWIAVGNKMT, from the coding sequence ATGACAAAACCATCCTTTTCCCATTCACTTCAGATATTCCCCTGCCCCGATCTGCATGTGACGGCTGATTTTTACGGGAAGCTTGGGTTCCGGGCGACGCCTTACCTCGATAGTACAGAGCCGCATATATGTCTCTATCGGGATAATATCGAGCTGATTCTGACGCAATCCGCACTTCACAGAATTTTCCCGAACCGCTTGCAGTATGGCTATGGCTATGATGCTTATTTCATCACGGAAAAGCAGGCCGCAATGCTGCAGGAATTGGTGGATATGGGTATACCCATCGTGCGTCCCTTGATGGTGACCGACTATGGAAACAAGGAGTTTGTTTTTGAAGATATCGATGGCCGATGGATTGCGGTTGGAAATAAAATGACATAA
- a CDS encoding glycosyltransferase family 2 protein produces MIFVYKLVYIIVAFKARRERHPEKEVPLRKYAFLIPARNEELVIGQLIESIKNQKYPKELYDIYVIADNCTDNTARLAEEAGAIVSERFNQNQVGKGYALNHLLHIIETEHASEQYDGYFVFDADNLLDENYIAEMNKTFNQGYKVITSYRNSKNYDQNWITAGYALWFLYEAEFLNRPRMYLNTSCAISGTGFLIHADVIKENGGWVHHLLTEDIEFTAAQIIKGEKIGYCGRAIFYDEQPAAFSQSWKQRLRWAKGFYQVFMNYGKDLFHGMIRGKGYRFSCFDMLMTVLPVVIVSMLCLIGNVVILLLVPFEGKALLQSYLVVGAIGVLWIYSLLFGIGLITTIMEWKNIRCPNWKKIFYLFTFPLFLFTYLPISVVALFKKIEWKPIPHTVVKSLDDLRSRS; encoded by the coding sequence TTGATATTCGTTTATAAATTGGTGTATATCATCGTTGCATTCAAAGCGAGAAGGGAAAGACATCCAGAGAAGGAAGTCCCTCTTCGTAAATATGCTTTTTTAATTCCGGCCCGCAATGAGGAGCTTGTCATTGGACAGCTGATAGAAAGTATAAAAAACCAGAAATACCCGAAGGAATTGTACGATATCTATGTGATAGCTGACAATTGTACGGATAATACGGCCCGCCTGGCCGAGGAAGCGGGAGCGATCGTTTCGGAGCGGTTCAATCAGAACCAGGTCGGGAAGGGCTATGCGCTGAATCATTTACTGCATATCATCGAAACGGAGCATGCATCGGAACAATACGATGGGTACTTTGTGTTCGATGCGGATAATCTCCTGGACGAAAATTATATAGCGGAAATGAATAAAACCTTCAATCAAGGCTATAAGGTCATTACCAGCTACCGTAATTCCAAAAACTACGACCAGAATTGGATCACGGCTGGGTATGCACTCTGGTTTTTGTATGAAGCGGAGTTCCTTAACCGTCCAAGAATGTATTTAAACACGAGCTGCGCCATTTCAGGAACCGGATTCTTGATACATGCGGATGTCATAAAAGAAAATGGCGGGTGGGTGCATCATCTTCTTACCGAAGATATCGAATTCACTGCTGCTCAGATCATCAAGGGCGAAAAGATCGGATACTGCGGCCGAGCCATTTTCTATGACGAACAGCCAGCTGCCTTCAGTCAATCCTGGAAGCAGCGATTGCGCTGGGCAAAGGGATTTTATCAGGTATTCATGAATTATGGGAAGGATTTGTTCCATGGCATGATCCGCGGAAAGGGATATCGATTCTCTTGCTTTGATATGTTGATGACGGTCCTGCCGGTAGTCATTGTTTCCATGCTCTGCCTCATCGGGAACGTAGTGATACTTTTGCTTGTCCCATTTGAAGGAAAAGCCTTGCTGCAGTCATATCTGGTAGTAGGAGCAATCGGTGTTTTGTGGATCTACAGCCTTCTTTTTGGAATCGGTCTTATTACAACAATCATGGAGTGGAAAAATATCCGCTGTCCAAACTGGAAAAAGATTTTTTACCTGTTCACTTTCCCGCTATTCCTCTTTACTTATTTGCCGATATCCGTCGTGGCGCTGTTCAAGAAGATTGAATGGAAACCGATTCCTCATACAGTGGTGAAATCTCTTGATGACCTGCGATCCAGGTCATGA
- a CDS encoding SDR family NAD(P)-dependent oxidoreductase, which yields MGKLENKVALITGGASGIGAATARLFAAEGAKLVLVDLNEEKGKAMEEELKAQGAEAIFIKTNITNEQEVLDLFKQAVDAYSKVDIVFNNAGIGRVHPSHELDYTEWRNTVNVDLDGVFLVAREALRVMLLNGSGNIVNTASMYGWVGSPGSAAYNAAKGGVVNLTRSLALEYADKNIRVNALCPGFIDTPIIPEDDKAALSTMTPMKRLGKAEEMAKAVLFLASDDSSYMTGNSLIVDGGYTAQ from the coding sequence ATGGGGAAATTAGAAAATAAAGTCGCGCTGATCACAGGGGGAGCATCAGGTATCGGCGCTGCTACAGCTCGTCTTTTCGCAGCAGAAGGCGCTAAGCTCGTGTTAGTCGACTTGAACGAGGAAAAGGGAAAAGCGATGGAGGAAGAGCTGAAAGCACAAGGTGCAGAAGCAATCTTCATCAAAACGAATATTACAAATGAACAAGAAGTATTAGATCTTTTCAAGCAAGCAGTTGATGCTTACAGCAAAGTGGATATCGTATTCAACAACGCCGGCATCGGCCGTGTACATCCTTCACACGAGTTGGATTATACAGAATGGCGCAACACTGTAAACGTGGACTTGGACGGCGTGTTCTTGGTTGCCCGCGAAGCGCTTCGTGTCATGCTTTTGAATGGAAGCGGCAATATCGTCAACACAGCTTCCATGTATGGCTGGGTCGGATCACCTGGTTCTGCGGCATATAATGCTGCCAAAGGCGGCGTCGTGAACCTTACACGTTCTCTTGCACTCGAGTATGCAGACAAAAACATCCGTGTAAATGCACTATGCCCTGGCTTCATCGACACACCGATCATCCCGGAAGATGATAAAGCTGCACTTTCCACGATGACACCGATGAAACGTCTCGGTAAAGCGGAAGAAATGGCGAAAGCTGTTCTGTTCCTAGCTTCTGATGATTCTTCTTACATGACTGGTAACAGCTTGATTGTCGATGGCGGTTATACAGCACAATAA
- a CDS encoding YbaN family protein — MIIKKLKNALFFLLGTIFLGFGIAGIVLPVLPGGPFLMAAAFCYAKSSKRIDNWFKSTTFYTKYVLAIKEKKGMTLKEKIRINIIADAFILFSVFYIDIWIVKIILIVLGLIKHYYFIKKIKTIKPEQASDGIKTRA; from the coding sequence ATGATCATAAAAAAGCTTAAAAATGCACTGTTCTTCCTGCTTGGGACTATTTTCTTGGGCTTTGGCATAGCGGGGATTGTTTTGCCTGTATTGCCTGGCGGTCCATTTTTAATGGCAGCTGCTTTTTGTTATGCGAAAAGCTCCAAACGGATTGACAATTGGTTTAAAAGCACTACTTTCTATACAAAATACGTTCTCGCAATCAAAGAAAAGAAAGGCATGACCCTTAAAGAAAAAATCCGCATCAACATAATTGCGGATGCATTCATTTTGTTTTCGGTATTTTATATTGATATATGGATTGTGAAGATAATTTTGATTGTACTTGGTCTCATTAAGCATTATTACTTCATAAAGAAGATAAAAACGATAAAGCCGGAGCAAGCAAGCGACGGTATCAAAACTCGCGCATGA
- a CDS encoding tetratricopeptide repeat protein yields MGRNASEHLDIAGYLENWSVSIRLDKKEAATNIYEDLKKHTDEYDTDSLIRYFLSESRYHAMHNNLLESKRSLAKAKQYEEHFTELNKYHYYFAEGITYYYEKQHQDALRCLEQAEKYLVHLSEKAEIGEFHLIKAMVYYFLDITTLSAVHAERAVDAFKSIKAMNFLLARTELVQGMNYMDLLNYEMSEEYLHRALATCKKIENKSLQASTNLNLGLLYVKRELPGTAIRYLEAALEGKQERIELKILYLLADSYWKTNQSSKAMEVYTEGFQKSIDRDDITKKWEFAMLHKKYEDQNNFESVWQEGIEYFRRINDVYNVRLFSRELAEYYTVTKDYELATKYYLLALI; encoded by the coding sequence ATGGGACGGAATGCTTCAGAACACCTTGATATTGCAGGTTATCTGGAAAATTGGTCGGTCAGCATTCGACTAGATAAGAAGGAAGCTGCAACTAATATTTATGAAGATTTGAAAAAGCATACTGACGAGTACGATACTGATTCTCTTATCAGATATTTTTTGTCTGAAAGCCGATACCATGCAATGCATAACAACCTACTGGAGAGTAAGAGATCCTTAGCAAAAGCCAAGCAGTATGAAGAGCACTTTACGGAGCTTAATAAGTACCATTATTACTTTGCTGAAGGGATTACTTATTATTATGAAAAACAACATCAGGACGCCTTACGGTGCTTAGAACAGGCTGAAAAATATTTAGTTCATCTAAGTGAAAAGGCTGAAATAGGAGAATTCCATCTAATAAAAGCGATGGTTTACTATTTCCTCGATATTACAACATTGTCTGCTGTACATGCAGAAAGAGCCGTTGATGCGTTCAAGTCAATTAAGGCAATGAATTTCTTGCTTGCTCGTACAGAGCTAGTCCAGGGCATGAACTATATGGACTTACTTAATTATGAAATGTCTGAAGAATACCTTCACAGAGCATTAGCAACGTGCAAAAAAATAGAAAATAAAAGTCTCCAGGCTTCTACCAATCTCAACCTTGGACTATTATATGTAAAGCGTGAGTTACCTGGTACTGCAATTCGATATCTGGAAGCAGCATTGGAAGGAAAACAAGAGCGAATAGAATTGAAAATCCTCTATTTGTTGGCAGATTCCTATTGGAAAACAAACCAATCATCAAAAGCTATGGAAGTCTATACTGAAGGGTTTCAGAAGAGCATCGACAGGGATGATATTACGAAAAAATGGGAATTTGCAATGCTGCACAAAAAATATGAAGATCAGAACAACTTTGAGAGCGTATGGCAAGAGGGTATAGAATATTTCCGGAGAATTAATGATGTTTATAACGTGAGGCTCTTCTCAAGAGAGCTCGCTGAATACTATACTGTAACTAAGGACTATGAGCTCGCGACAAAATACTATCTCTTGGCTCTAATATAA
- a CDS encoding TetR/AcrR family transcriptional regulator: MEHEQDSTSRRRNRTKEHFREALIRLIKKKGYHAVTVKDIVEEAAYNRSTFYFHYQDKIELAEDLLDRMFTGLENAAGMNYKPGRITSTKEIDVPSFSLIAYIYENKNFFELIEYEDTLPGMHTRFPNAILHIYKKQFEFKTINDMHVNMDYFKVYTAFGFYGLVRELIAKDFNIPEEQFTKEVIELSQTHIHSFKYIGR, from the coding sequence ATGGAACATGAACAAGATTCGACATCCAGACGGCGCAATCGGACAAAAGAGCATTTTCGCGAGGCATTGATCAGGTTGATCAAGAAGAAAGGATATCACGCGGTCACTGTAAAAGATATTGTCGAAGAGGCAGCTTATAATCGCAGTACTTTTTATTTCCATTATCAAGATAAAATCGAATTGGCAGAAGATCTGCTCGACAGAATGTTTACGGGACTGGAGAACGCCGCCGGCATGAATTACAAACCAGGAAGGATAACCTCTACCAAAGAGATAGATGTTCCATCCTTTTCGCTCATCGCTTATATCTATGAGAATAAAAACTTTTTTGAGCTAATTGAATATGAGGATACGCTGCCCGGCATGCATACTCGTTTTCCCAATGCGATTCTCCATATTTATAAAAAACAATTTGAATTCAAAACGATAAATGATATGCATGTTAACATGGATTACTTCAAGGTCTATACAGCCTTCGGGTTTTATGGACTCGTGCGCGAGTTGATAGCAAAGGATTTTAATATTCCAGAAGAACAGTTCACCAAGGAAGTCATCGAGTTATCACAAACGCATATTCATTCCTTTAAATATATAGGACGTTAA
- a CDS encoding pyroglutamyl-peptidase I yields MSILLTGFEAFLGMASNPTELIVRSLDGETINGNKIIGKVLPVDFKKTSSIILEHIDEHQPTAVISLGLAAGRNRITPERVAINCMDGEPDNGGNQYDGQKILEDAPDAYFSTLPIKSMTAKLLEHNLPAKISNTAGTYLCNQTMYTVRHHIETNKLDMISGFVHIPAHHELALDNPKLPSWSVKDLEEAVRVIIGEI; encoded by the coding sequence TTGAGCATATTGCTTACTGGATTTGAAGCTTTTCTAGGGATGGCATCCAATCCTACAGAACTGATTGTCCGCAGCCTGGACGGCGAAACGATAAATGGGAATAAGATAATCGGCAAGGTACTCCCTGTCGATTTCAAAAAAACGTCCAGCATCATCCTGGAACATATCGACGAACACCAGCCTACTGCCGTTATCTCTCTAGGTCTGGCAGCCGGCAGAAATAGAATCACCCCGGAAAGGGTCGCGATAAACTGCATGGATGGAGAACCCGACAATGGCGGAAATCAGTATGACGGGCAAAAGATACTAGAAGATGCACCAGATGCTTACTTCTCGACCTTGCCAATCAAAAGCATGACAGCAAAGCTGCTGGAACATAACCTGCCAGCAAAGATTTCGAATACCGCCGGCACTTATTTGTGCAACCAAACGATGTACACCGTCAGACATCATATCGAAACGAATAAGCTGGATATGATCTCAGGATTCGTGCACATACCAGCACATCATGAATTGGCATTAGACAATCCAAAGCTGCCTTCTTGGTCGGTGAAGGATTTGGAAGAAGCGGTACGGGTTATTATCGGGGAGATCTAG
- a CDS encoding MFS transporter, which produces MKFNKKKINVVDINKAKKSVFATGVGNAMEWFDFGLYSYLAVIISQNFFSAVQNDELKLVFTFATFAIAFLMRPLGGVIFGRIGDKLGRKVVLTTTIILMACSTLLIGLLPTYDQIGIWAPILLLVARIIQGFSTGGEYAGAMVYIAESSPDNKRNILGSGLEIGTLTGYILASLVASLLFITLSDEQMASWGWRIPFLLGLPLGLVGLYLRRSLEESPIFENELSGDDGQEEESFLSILKNHKKDILVCFVAVAFFNVTNYMLLSYMPSYLDEVVGLSSTVGTVLITVVMIIMVPLALMFGKLSDMIGNKTVFLIGLGGLSLLSALAFYLVNMNGLLFVSLGILILGVLLATYEGTMPGSLPTMFYTDIRYRTLSVTFNVSVSIFGGTTPLVSTWLVHQTGNNLAPGWYLTIVSVIGFLVILFLFKSTSGKSLKGSYPTVATKSDYKEAVENPEDALWWKAEQEEENKPV; this is translated from the coding sequence ATGAAATTCAATAAGAAAAAGATCAACGTCGTTGACATTAACAAGGCGAAGAAAAGTGTGTTTGCCACAGGTGTGGGAAACGCGATGGAATGGTTTGATTTTGGATTATATTCCTATTTAGCTGTAATCATAAGCCAAAATTTCTTTAGTGCAGTTCAGAATGATGAATTAAAATTGGTGTTTACCTTTGCAACATTTGCGATCGCCTTCCTCATGCGTCCGTTAGGCGGCGTCATATTCGGCAGGATAGGTGACAAATTAGGGAGAAAGGTCGTTTTGACGACCACCATCATTTTAATGGCTTGTTCTACGTTGCTTATCGGTTTACTGCCTACGTATGATCAAATCGGAATATGGGCGCCTATCCTTCTGCTGGTTGCCAGAATCATTCAAGGGTTTTCAACTGGAGGCGAATACGCCGGTGCAATGGTCTACATTGCTGAATCCTCCCCGGATAATAAACGTAACATCCTGGGAAGCGGACTGGAAATCGGTACGCTTACGGGCTATATATTAGCTTCACTGGTCGCCAGCTTGCTCTTCATTACATTGTCCGATGAACAAATGGCTTCATGGGGCTGGAGAATACCGTTTCTACTCGGTTTGCCGCTGGGTCTTGTCGGACTGTATTTAAGAAGGAGCCTGGAGGAGTCACCGATTTTTGAAAATGAACTTTCGGGTGATGACGGCCAGGAGGAAGAAAGCTTCCTTTCCATATTAAAGAACCACAAAAAAGATATTCTTGTTTGTTTCGTAGCAGTGGCGTTCTTTAATGTGACAAACTATATGCTGTTATCCTACATGCCTTCCTACTTGGATGAGGTTGTCGGATTATCCAGCACTGTCGGAACTGTACTGATCACGGTTGTCATGATTATCATGGTCCCGCTGGCTCTGATGTTCGGTAAGCTCAGCGATATGATCGGAAACAAAACGGTGTTCTTGATTGGTCTGGGAGGCTTATCCCTCTTATCTGCACTTGCGTTTTATTTAGTGAACATGAATGGTTTGCTATTTGTTTCATTAGGTATTCTCATTTTGGGTGTGCTGCTTGCCACTTATGAGGGCACAATGCCTGGATCACTGCCAACGATGTTCTATACCGATATCAGGTACCGGACATTGTCTGTAACCTTCAATGTCTCGGTCTCCATATTTGGCGGGACCACTCCACTGGTCTCGACATGGCTCGTCCATCAAACCGGGAATAACCTGGCACCTGGCTGGTACCTGACGATCGTGAGTGTGATCGGATTCCTGGTGATTTTGTTCTTATTCAAGAGCACTTCAGGAAAATCCCTAAAAGGATCTTATCCAACAGTTGCTACGAAGTCCGATTACAAAGAAGCTGTCGAGAACCCAGAAGACGCATTATGGTGGAAAGCTGAACAAGAAGAAGAAAATAAACCTGTGTGA
- a CDS encoding GNAT family protein has product MHGLLHIGFDSLQLNRLEVKVNADNVASQRLVKHAGFHQEGIIRQRRKWEGQFQDVLLFSLLQSECRSSPRS; this is encoded by the coding sequence TTGCACGGACTGCTGCACATTGGCTTTGACAGTCTGCAGCTGAATCGGCTGGAGGTCAAGGTCAACGCCGATAACGTTGCATCCCAGCGATTGGTCAAACATGCCGGCTTCCATCAGGAGGGTATCATCCGCCAAAGACGGAAATGGGAAGGGCAGTTTCAGGATGTACTCCTTTTCAGCTTGCTTCAAAGTGAATGCCGCTCTTCTCCCCGCAGCTGA
- a CDS encoding copper homeostasis protein CutC, translating to MLKEVCVENFKNVPEVIAKGADRIELCDNLAAGGTTVSHGVANVTITYCHGKNIKVMSMVRPRGGNFVFNKEEVDMMKQDLIHLKNLGTDGVVLGCLTDTGWIDEDAMLTLLDAAKGLEVTFHMAFDHISPESQLKAIDWLAGHGVHRILTHGGPLDTKMEDNLVRLKEYIDYANDRIIILPGGGISSKNLPFIISALNCREVHGTRIVD from the coding sequence ATGCTTAAAGAAGTCTGTGTAGAGAATTTTAAGAATGTCCCCGAAGTCATCGCTAAAGGTGCAGATCGAATTGAACTGTGTGACAACCTTGCAGCAGGAGGTACCACAGTAAGTCATGGTGTAGCAAATGTGACGATTACGTATTGTCACGGTAAAAACATCAAAGTCATGAGCATGGTAAGGCCAAGAGGCGGCAATTTTGTTTTTAATAAAGAAGAAGTGGACATGATGAAGCAGGATTTAATCCATTTAAAGAATCTAGGAACAGATGGCGTAGTGCTGGGTTGCTTGACTGACACAGGCTGGATTGATGAAGACGCTATGCTCACCTTGCTGGATGCAGCAAAAGGGCTGGAGGTAACCTTTCATATGGCATTTGACCATATAAGCCCGGAAAGTCAGCTTAAAGCGATTGATTGGCTGGCGGGACACGGGGTACATCGAATCCTTACCCATGGAGGTCCGCTAGATACGAAGATGGAAGATAACCTAGTCAGGTTGAAGGAATATATAGACTACGCAAATGATAGAATCATTATCCTGCCTGGTGGGGGCATTTCTAGTAAAAACCTTCCCTTCATCATTTCTGCATTGAATTGCAGAGAAGTGCATGGGACAAGAATAGTTGATTGA
- the wrbA gene encoding NAD(P)H:quinone oxidoreductase yields MENVKLAVIYYSMGGTNYQMAKWAQEAAKESGAEVRLLQVQELAPQSVIDANPAWKAQVEATKDVPVAASDDLEWADAIIFSVPTRFGNMPSQMKQFLDLQGGLWANGKTVNKVVSAMTSAQNPHGGQEATLLSLYTSMMHWGAIIATPGYTDPVLFAAGGNPYGTSVTVGQDGKMIEDVEAAVKHQAKRTVSVAEWVKKGNQ; encoded by the coding sequence ATGGAAAACGTAAAATTGGCAGTGATATATTACAGCATGGGCGGCACAAACTATCAAATGGCTAAATGGGCTCAAGAAGCAGCAAAAGAATCAGGAGCAGAAGTAAGATTACTGCAAGTACAAGAGCTTGCGCCACAGTCCGTCATCGATGCAAACCCAGCATGGAAGGCGCAGGTCGAAGCAACAAAAGATGTACCAGTGGCAGCTTCTGATGATCTGGAGTGGGCAGATGCCATCATCTTCAGCGTACCGACGCGCTTCGGTAACATGCCATCCCAAATGAAGCAATTCCTTGATCTTCAAGGCGGTCTATGGGCAAACGGTAAAACAGTGAATAAAGTAGTCAGTGCCATGACATCCGCACAAAACCCCCACGGCGGACAGGAAGCGACACTACTGTCCCTTTACACATCCATGATGCATTGGGGCGCAATCATCGCAACACCAGGCTACACAGATCCGGTTCTATTCGCAGCTGGAGGCAACCCTTACGGCACAAGCGTTACTGTCGGACAAGACGGCAAAATGATCGAAGATGTGGAAGCAGCAGTGAAGCATCAGGCGAAACGTACAGTTTCTGTGGCAGAGTGGGTTAAAAAAGGAAATCAATGA